The region ATCGCCACGCTCGGCGAGGAGGTCCGCGACCCACGGCGGACCATCCCCCGTGCGGTGCCGCTGGCCCTCGGGCTGGTGTTCGCGGTCTACCTGGTGCTGGCCATGGTGACGCTGGGCGTGCTCGGCGCCGACCGGCTGGCCGGGTCCGCCGCGCCCCTGGTCGACGTGGTGACCGCCGCCGGGCTGCCCGGCCTGGCCTGGGTGGTCCGCGCCGGGGCCACGATCGCGGTCGTCGGCGTGCTGTTGTCGCTGGTCGCCGGGGTGGGCCGGACCACCCTCGCGATGGCCCGCCGCCGCGACCTGCCCGGCGCGCTGGCCGCCGTGCACCCGGTGCACCAGGTGCCGCACCGGGCCGAGCTGGCCGTGGCCGCCGTGGTGATCGTGGTGGTGCTGCTCGGCGACGTGCGACAGGCGATCGGCTTCTCCAGCTGCACGGTGCTGGTCTACTACGCGATCACCAACGCGGCGGCGCTCACGCTGGGTAGGGAGTCTGGTCGTCGACTGCCGGTGCAGGTACTCGCCGGCCTGGGGCTGGCCGGGTGTCTGCTGCTCGCGGTCAACCTGCCCGTGACCAGCGTGCTCGCGGGGTTCGGTGTGCTCGCGGCCGGTGCCGCCTGGTACGCGCTGCGCCTCGCGCGCCGGTGACCCGCAGAGGCCACCGGCGCGTGGGGTTCAGCGGCTCAGCCGCCGATAGCGGCGCACCGCCAGCGGGGCGAAGATCGCGATCAGGAGCACCGGCCACAGCACCGCCAGCAGCATGGCGTGCTCCGCCGGCCAGGAGTCGCCACCCAGGCCCGGGTTGCCGAACAGCGCGCGCATCGCCGCCACGGTGGCCGACAGCGGGTTCCACTCCGAGATCGTGCCGATGACCGGTGGCATCAGCTCGGGCGACACGAAGACGTTGGAGATCGCGGTGAGCGGAAACGCGGCCGGGAAGACGATCACGCCGACCGTGTCCGGGTTACGGACCAACAGCGCCAGGTAGATCCCGATCCAGGTGATCGCGACTCGGAGCAGCAGGAGCAGCCCGACGGCGAGCAGGGCCTTGCCCACACCGTGTCGCCACTGCCACCCGACGAGCAGGCCGCAGACCAGCAGGGTGGACATCTCCAACAGCGCGCGGAGCAGGTCGGCCGCACTGCGACCGGTCATCAGGGCGGACCGGGCCATCGGCATCGACCGGAACCGGTCGACGACGCCTCGGCTGAGGTCCAGCGCCACGCCGGTCGCGGTGGCGCCCAGGCCGTACAGCATCGTCATCACGAAGACGCCGGGCAGCAGGAACTCGCGGTAGTTGCCACCGCCGGCCACCTGCATGCCGCTGCCGAACACGTACCCGAAGACCAGCACGAACATGATCGGCAGTGAGAAGTAGAGGATCAGCTCCTCCGGCGCGCGCACCACGTGGATCATGTTTCGCCTGGTCATCGTCCAACCGTCGGCCACCGCTGCCGTCATGCCAGGTCCGCCTTTCGTCCGGCGCCGACGGGCTCGCGGGCCTCGTCGGGCCGGTGCCCGGTCAGGTACAGGAACGCCTCGTCCAGCGTCGCGCGCCGCAGACCGATGTCCTCGACCGCGATCCCGGCGTCGTCCAAGGCCCGCACCACGTCGACAAGCCCGGCCACCCGGTCGGCCACCGGGACGCTGAGGCGCCGGATCTCCCGATCGACCTCCGGCTCGACACCGCAGATCGGCGCGACGACGCCGGCGGCCCGGGTCAGCGCGGCGAGGTCACGGACCACCACCTCGATCCGGTCACCGCCGGTCATCGACTTCAGCTCGTCCGGTGAGCCCTCGGCCACCACCCGCCCGGCGTCGATCACCGAGATGCGGTTGGCGAGCTGGTCGGCCTCCTCCAGGTACTGCGTGGTGAGCAGCACCGTGGTCCCGTCCGTGACCAGGCCGCGGACCAGGTCCCACACCTGGTTACGGCTGCGCGGGTCCAGGCCGGTCGTCGGCTCGTCGAGGAAGAGCACGCGGGGGGTACGGATCAGGCTGGCGGCGAGGTCCAGCCGTCGGCGCATTCCGCCCGAGTACTCGCCGGCGGACCGACTCGCCGCCTCGCTCAGCCCGAACCGTTCCAGCAGCTCGTCGGCGCGATGGCGGGCTTGCCGCCGGCCGAGCCGGAACAGTCGGCCGAACAGTTCCAGGTTCTGCCGGCCACTGAGGATCTCGTCGACCGCGGCGTACTGCCCGGTCAGCCCGATCCGGGCGCGCACCTCGTCCGGCTGGCGCAGCACGTCGTACCCGGCCACGCTGGCCCTGCCGGCGTCGAAACGCAGCAGCGTGGCAAGGACCCGTACCGCCGTCGTCTTACCCGCGCCGTTGGGGC is a window of Micromonospora sp. WMMD961 DNA encoding:
- a CDS encoding APC family permease — translated: MDQLARRLGVPDAVVIGLGSMLGAGVFVVFGPAVAAAGGAGLLPALVLAGFIAFCNATSSARLAARFPESGGTYVYGRERLGPFAGFLAGWGFVVGKTASCAAMALTIGAYLWPGQARLVAVGAVLAVTAVNLRGIGKTATATKLLVALVLAVLTVVTVVGVAGGPVRLDRLGEPGGSARGVLTAAGLLFFAFAGYARIATLGEEVRDPRRTIPRAVPLALGLVFAVYLVLAMVTLGVLGADRLAGSAAPLVDVVTAAGLPGLAWVVRAGATIAVVGVLLSLVAGVGRTTLAMARRRDLPGALAAVHPVHQVPHRAELAVAAVVIVVVLLGDVRQAIGFSSCTVLVYYAITNAAALTLGRESGRRLPVQVLAGLGLAGCLLLAVNLPVTSVLAGFGVLAAGAAWYALRLARR
- a CDS encoding ABC transporter permease, which produces MTRRNMIHVVRAPEELILYFSLPIMFVLVFGYVFGSGMQVAGGGNYREFLLPGVFVMTMLYGLGATATGVALDLSRGVVDRFRSMPMARSALMTGRSAADLLRALLEMSTLLVCGLLVGWQWRHGVGKALLAVGLLLLLRVAITWIGIYLALLVRNPDTVGVIVFPAAFPLTAISNVFVSPELMPPVIGTISEWNPLSATVAAMRALFGNPGLGGDSWPAEHAMLLAVLWPVLLIAIFAPLAVRRYRRLSR
- a CDS encoding ATP-binding cassette domain-containing protein, with translation MTTFEVVAEGLGKRYGPTRALDTFNLAVPAGTVYGLLGPNGAGKTTAVRVLATLLRFDAGRASVAGYDVLRQPDEVRARIGLTGQYAAVDEILSGRQNLELFGRLFRLGRRQARHRADELLERFGLSEAASRSAGEYSGGMRRRLDLAASLIRTPRVLFLDEPTTGLDPRSRNQVWDLVRGLVTDGTTVLLTTQYLEEADQLANRISVIDAGRVVAEGSPDELKSMTGGDRIEVVVRDLAALTRAAGVVAPICGVEPEVDREIRRLSVPVADRVAGLVDVVRALDDAGIAVEDIGLRRATLDEAFLYLTGHRPDEAREPVGAGRKADLA